CCAGGGCCGCAGcgtctgccccttcccaggcggCGGAGGGCAGGATTCCACATCGGGACATAATCCACATTCAAACGCAGGATTGTTACAaccgtgtcaggaggatgtgctACTGGTTAGCTGAAGCGAAAGATTAAAATTTATGAACACGAAGATAATCAGCTCTTGTGTTACCAGAAAAGGCCCTTATCACAGACGGAAGGAAACATGTTTGAGAATTTGCCCAAAAATAGAAGGTGTGGAGCCACTTCGCAAATTCACAGCGGTCTTGCACGAGGCTGGAAGGCGTCCTTGCTGCAGATTCAGATCGTGACAGGTTTCACAGGGATGGAAACACGGACTCCGGTCTGAAAGCCCGTTCCCAGCCACTGCTGGCATTCCAGACATGCCGAATGCAGGCTCCTACCCCCGAGACAGCCAGGGGCTTCACGTCCCCCACCGAGGAATCTgagcggcggggcgaggggcagccaGGGCAGAAAAGGATGCCCTGGGCCTGGGGTACCCAGTTGCTGGgtggcagcaccccagcaccatgTGGCCCTTGAGGAGAGGGTGCTATGGAGATAAGGAGGGGGGAACACCCTAAACCAGCTGGGAATATCCCACCATCACAGTACCACGGGGTGCCCCATGTCCCTCCCAGTACCACAGAACCATTGGGATGGGGATGACCTCCCCACTCCTGCGATTGTGGGTTAACCCCTGCCTCCCCATGatgtcctggggctgctgggatgGGGTGACCCCACACAACCAGAGACTACGGGGTGTCCCCTCCGCACACCAACACTGCTAGGAGGGAGGTGGAAAGGGGGAAGAACCGTCTTTCCCAAGGCACAGGAGTGGGCTGACGTCTCATCCCAGGGCTCTCTGGCAGCCtggacccccccatcccagcaTCACCCCTCCCAGGACTGCGAGGCTCTCCCGCCCCAAAACCCCTGATCCGTTAGGATCGGGGCTGAGAGGGTGTCACTAGGCGTTAGCACAGGGCCATCCAGGATCCCGGGGTCACTGAGCTAGGGCTGGCCCCTGCCCGGGACCGTGGGGTACCCCATGTCGTCCCCCCCCGTCCCGGGTCCATGAGGTATCCCAAGCACCCCCCCTCAAAATGTCCCGGGGACGGCGGTGACCCCCCCACATGGGACTACGGGGTATCCGTCCCCTCAGGGCGGCAGAGACGGAGATGTCCCGGTCCCCAACACCCCGGGGCCTTGGGGACGGggtcattcccccccccccccagccccgtcccggaACCGGCCGCCACTCACCCGCCGAGCGCGGCCTGCACGGCAGCTGCACGAAGCGGTTGAGGAAGCCCCCGCcacctcccgccgcgccgcccgagcCCTCCCTGACGCCCTCCCGGGCTCCATCCGCCGCCGACATGGCCCCCGTCCGCTCCTCCTCAGGGCGAGCCCGGGCGGCAGCCagcggcggcccccgcccccTCCACCGGCCAATCAGCGACGAGCTTCTACGGCGCGAGCCTATGAAACGCGGGCTTGTTGGCAGGTGGTGGGGGAAGGTTGTGGAGAGAACGCTGTTGTTGCGAGGGCCGAGCAATCGATCGCCGTGCCTGCGCGCCGCCGCGGGGGGCAGGCTGGAGCAGTAGAGCGCCGAAAGCGGGAGCGGAGCGCCGGGGGCGTGGGGGGGCCCGGGGAGGGACGCGCGACCCCGCAGCGGAGGAGGCAACGCGCCGCGAACCCTGCGTGGGGACGAGGAGGCCGTGCGGGATTTGCGTGGGGTCATGGCCAGCCCCGCGGGGGAGGCGGAACCGTCCTGCGCGGCCGTGTttcccgccccccctccccgggtcgTGACGGGCTGAGGgaccaagatggcggcgcccagcgccggggcggcggggggggctcgggggaggCCTCCCGCCGTCACCCCCCAGCAGATCCGCGACCTCATCGACGGTGGCATCGCCCCCGAGGGCGCCGGCCCCGACGGGtgagggggggcggcgggggcccgaGGGCGCCGGGCCCGAGGGGAGCTGAGGGGAGGCCGGGCCGTGGGGCaccggcccggggagcgggggggacacggggttgAGGAGCCCTCGAAGTTATTGGGGGACGCTGGGAGACGATGGGAGTTGTTGAGGAGGTGCTGGAGAGCACTGGGGGTTGTTATTGGAGAGGGGTAGTGGGAAAAGAGGacgctgggagggactgggaagcacaggggggcactgggaggcgaTACTGGGAGTACCGGAGGCACTAAGGGGCAGTGGGAGGCAGCACTGGTGGGACGAGGAGGTACTGGTGGCACTAAGGGACACTGGGTGCCAGTACTGGTGGGATGAGGAGGTAGTGGTGGCACTAAGGGGCACTGGGTGCCAGTACTGGTGGGACGAGGAGGTAGTGGTGGCACTAAGGGGCACTGGGTGCCAGTACTGGTGGGACGAGGAGGTAGTGGTGGCACTAAGGGGCACTGGGTGCCAGTACTGGTGATACTAAGCGGAAATGGGAGGCAGTACTGGTGTCACTGGGAGTGCTGGAGGAACTAAGAGGCACAGGGAGGCAGTACCGGTGGGATGAGGCGGTGCTGGTGGCACTGAGGGGCAGTGGGAGGCAGTACTGGTGGCACTAAGGGCTACTGGGAGGCAGTACCGGTGGGACGAGGAGGTGCTGGAGCAACCAagagtaggcgtggtggtgttgggtggatagttggacttgatgatcttagacgtcctttctaacctatgattctatgatgggaGACGGTAGCGGAAATTGGGAGATACCGGGAGGCAGTGGTGGGCAGTGGGAGGCACTGGTGTGCagtgggagggcaggggcagtTAGGTGACCTGTAGAGgtctggtgtccctgcagcccaagCCAGCAGAACTGGCTGTGTACTGGGGCTCTGACCCAAAGAATGCGGGGTCACACCCTGGGTGGCCACTGAGAGTCACAGGAGTTACTGGtgggcactggggggactgggaggcgCTGGTTGGGTGAGCTTTGGGGGGGGTCTGGCTAAAGCCAAGCAACCATGGTTGCCCGTGGAGGCACGGTACACCCTTGACCCAACCATCCCCACCCGCCACCGCTGTCTGTCATCATGAAATGTTCAGTGTGCATCTTCCCTTGttgcaatatgtatttttttaatttgtttattagTAAAATAATTGAAAGTCAGGGCTTAGGAGCTCTGGAGAAAGGGTTCTTGTAAGGATAAACCTGAAGGACGAGAGGTTAGAAAGTagtctgtgtggtttttttaattgatgaAATTGATGGGGTTTTATTGATTCAAAGAAATTGATGAAATTATCTGACGGCGCGGATGCTTTGCTTGCTGACTTGCTGTTCCTTTTAGGAAGGACGGATCCGACTGGTCAGAGTCGGCTAACGGATCTTCTCAAATGGATGCTCTCTCCTTGGAGTCCACCAGCAAGGAAGCCTATTTCAGCAGAGTGGAAACGTTCACCATATCCTTTCTGGCACTGAACTTCAAGCCGTCCCCCACCCTGCttcactgtcaccctccccatggCTTCCCCATGGGCTCTGTCTTCTCAGAGGCTTTTCTTCTCTGGCCAAATAAACCCTGGCCAAATCTTTGACTGTTTAACCCATAATTTATTGGCTTTTCTCCTTAACGCGAGCACCCGCTGAAGTGGGCGGGCAAACCCCACGAGCTGTCTCCCCTGGTCTGCGCCAAGTACGGCTGGACCAACGTGGAGTGCGACATGCTGAAGTGCTCCAGCTGCCAGGCCTTCCTCTGCGTGAGCCTGCAGCTCGCGTTTGACTTCACCAAGTGTACGTATGCCGGCGTCCTGTGGGTACAGAGGGGTGGGCGGAAGGGTTTTGGGGGTGGGTGTACCTCACCGTGTATGTAAATGGCTTCCCTAGTCTTCTCCTGGGGGGTGCTGGGTGTTTGACATCTCTGAAAATAAAGCGCAGGTCAAGTCAAGTTGCTTTTGTTTGTGAGAATGGGATGAAACTtcttgctcacagaatcacagaatggtcggggttggaagggacctctgggggtcacccagtccaactcccctgccgaagcagggtcacccagagcagggggcacaggactgcgtccaggcggggctggaatatctccagagaaggagactccacagcccctctgggcagcctggaccagggctccgtcaccctcagagggaagaagttcttcctcgggttcagctggagcttcctctgcttcagttcatgcccattgccccttgtcctgtcgctgggcaccactgaaaagagtctggccccggcctcttgacccccaccctgcagatatttagaggcatttcgaaggtcccctcgcagccttctcttctccaggctgaacaagcccagctccctcagcctctcctcgtaggagagatgctccagtcccctcatcatccttgcagccctccgctggactctctccagtagctcctcatctttcttgaactggggatcccagcactggacacagcactgcagatggggcctcagcagggcagagtagagggggaggagaacctccctcgccctgctggccacactcttcttgatgcaccccaggatcccattggctttcttggcagccagggcacgctgctggctcctggtcaccctgtcgtcccccagcactcccagtccctctccgcagagctgctctccagcaggtccgccccagcctgtactggtgcctggggttgttcctccccaggggcaggaccctgcccttgcccttgttgaacctcatcaggttcctctctgcccagctttccagcctgtccaggtcacgctgaatggcagaattgCTTCCCCGGTCGGGGATGGGTTTGAgcagttcagttggaagggacctgcaatgatcagctagtccaactgcctgaccgctTTGGTGCTGACCAAGGGTTACAGCATGTTattaagagcattgtccagatgccTCTTAAGCCCTGCCAGGCTTGGGGCAGTGATCACCTCCCTAGGAAGCCAGTTCCAGTGTgagaccaccctctcagtaaagaaatgcttcctgatacTGAGTCTGAACCTCCCGTGATGCAGCTTTGAGCCGTTCCCATGTGTCCTGTTGCTGGATCCAAGGGAGAAGGGGTCAGCTCCTCCCTCTCCACGTGCTCTTCcttgggaagctgcagagagcaatgaggtcgcccctgGCTGCTggtcaccaggtcagtccattcatagaatcgttaaggttggaaaagacctgtaagatcatcaagtccaaccatccacccaacaccaccatgcctgctaaaccacgtctccaagtgccatatctgcacattttttgaacctcttcagggatggggactcccccactgccctgggaagcctggtccaagccctgaccactctctcagcaaagaaatttcccccaatatccaatctgaacctcccgtGATGCCACTTGAGGCCATTCAGGTGGTCACGTTGTGTAATTTAATAAACTCTTCCACTGCCCTCATTAAACAGCTTGGACTACCAGCAGTAAAGCTTCCACCTCCTGTTCCCCTCCCCGAGCTCCCTGCCCaggcccagtgcattttttttcccccctgcttgCAGAGCATCGGCCGTTCCTGTCgctgtggggagcagcagcgGCTCCGGTCTCGACAACGCGGGGCTGAGAGTGGGGCAGGAACGCCAGTCTCCACGGCATGCTCGGCCCCGTGGCGTGAATGTCACTCATGAGCCACAGGACAGCGATGACCTGTGCTCGATCAGCTTCCCAGGCCTTCACTTTCCTTTACCTGCATCTGTCCTCTGCAGAAAGATGTTTATTACCCCACCACAAATAGGTGTCATCTCCACTTCTCAGTTTTCTTGACTGCAAGCTCCTGCTCTTGTTATCCGGACGGGAGCAGAGAGCGCAGCCCTGATGGCTGATGAAGGCAGCGTGGGTCGTGTGTAGTGGGCAGCTGCGTGAGCATTTCCTTTTGGGTCACTCTGAGTGTTGACGTCCACTGTTTGTTcagattatctttttttaaataaaccttgGCCTAATTATTCTGTTGGTAATGGCACTGGTTTAGGAAAATCTGAAATGATCAGAGGCTGGAGGAAGGGCTTGAAAACTAAattgaaaaatgaattatttggTTCTGGAAGGGGTGAAGAAGTTTAAGtatgaaatctatttttttttgagaagtttgATTTTCAGACGTGGCTGTGATTTGGCTGCTAAAGCCAGGGTGGAGGGGTCAGGCGAGTTAGCTAGGGACTGGCAGCAGCCCAGGAGGTAAAACTGGCAAGAGCGGGCGGTTCCCCGCCcagaggggactggaacatctcccctatgaggagaggctgagggagctgggcttgttcagcctggagaagagaaggctgagaggggaccttagaaatgcttataaatatctgcagggtaggtgtcaggaggacggggccaagctcttttcagtggtgcccagtgacaggacaaggggcaacgggcacaaactgaagcagaggaagctccagctgaacatgaggaagaacttcttccctgtgagggtgacagagcactggcccaggctgcccagaggggccgtggagtctccttctctggagatattcaagacccggctggacacggtcctgtgcagcctgctgtaggtgaccctgcttcggcagggggttggactgggttgacccacagaggtccctttcaacccctaccattctgtgattctctgattcctgTGCTGGTGGTTGGTTTGAGCTGTGTCTCCGCTACGCTGCCGTGCAGCAGGGCAGGCTCCCCCGCTCCGTGGTTGCTGTGGCTGGGAATGGGAGAGGAATTTGGTTGCGGGGAGGTGAAACCACTCTGCTCACGCTTGCTGTGGTGGAGATAAGGCCTTGAGCCTTCGCCGCGCCGTGGTTGCCTGCGGGGAGGCTGGAGGTGCGGCAGCTCCTTtcggtggggagggagaggagtcgGAGGCGAGAGCTTCaggctctgcagcctgcagccttGGGTGGCGTCCGTCACCCAAGCTGTGCTGAGCGGGAGGAGCAGGGAAGCCCTCGTagcctgctgccttcctctcctGATTTGGCTTTCCCAGCCATTCCCCGAGGAGGTGGCTCCGCAGGGGAGTGGAAGTGAGCTTTGCCTTGCAGATAAGGAGCGCTGCGTGGAGCTGAAGAAGGCCTTGTGCACCGCTCATGAGAAGTTCTGCTTCTGGCCGGACAGCCCCTGCCCAGGTTGGTGTCTCAGAGCCCGGCTAGTGCACGTGTCCGGCATTattcccttttttctccctttctgttgCTGCTCTTGTCTACCATTGTAGGAACTGTGGTTTCTCTTCAAGTTCTCAAAGCAGGCAGTGTCATCGCAGTCCCCTTTTTCCCTGTGGGGACGATGAAACACACAATGACAAAGCAGCCTTAGTGAATAAACAACTGAACTGTGGCTGGAGCCCCTGGCCAGGCTGTACCCAGCCTCTCTGGACCTTTGCGTGTCTCTAGGCCAGTTTAAATGCTTTTTGGTTTGTAACTGGGTGTGGACAGGGGAAGTTGGAGGACATGGGATGCTCAGAGGGTGATAGATCTCATCTCCAAAGCTGCGCTGCACGGGGAAGGGTGGTTGCGAAGGAGAAAGGCAgtgctcagcttttcttttaaaagccagGAGACCATCGTGGGGACATCTTGGCTGGATTCGTCTTCTCCTCCCTTGCCCTACGGGAGAAGGAGGGGCTGGAAGGCTGGTAGCTCAGCTCAGGCCTCCTGTGTTTGCTTTCACCAGATCGCTTTGCCATGCTGCTGGTGGATGAGCCCAGAGCCCTTCTCCAGGACTTCCTGGACCGCTTTCAGAGCCTGtgtcagctggagctgcagctgccttCCCTCAGACCAGAAGACATGAAAAACATGGTGAGTTCCCATCTGCCCCCGAGATCGGGTGCGTTCCAGTCGCCGGTGGCAATGCTGGGCACGCCTCTGCTGTACAAACCGTGACCAAAACAGTCGCGAgatgaggtgggttgagaactggctgaagggcagagctcagagggttgtcatcagtggtgctgagtctggttggaggccggtaactagtggtgtcccccaggggtcagtactcggcccagccttgtttaacttcttcatcaatgacctggatgaagaggtagaatgtaccctcagcaagtttgctgacgacaccaaactgggaggtgtggtagacacaccggcaggctgtgctgccattcagcgtgacctggacaggctggaaagttgggcagagaggaacctgatgaagttcaacaagagcaagggcagggtcctgcagctggggaggaacaaccccaggcaccagtacaggcttggggtggacctgctggagagcagctctgtggagagggacctgagtgtcctggtggacgacaggttgaccatgagccagcagcgtgccctggctgccaagaaggccactgggatcctggggtgcatcacgaggagtgtgggcagcaggtcgagggaggttctcctccccctcttctctgccctagtgaggcctcatctgcagtgctgtgtccagttctgggctccccagttcaagaaagatgaggagctgctggagagagtccagcggagggctgcgaggatgatgaggggacaggagcatctctcctatgaggagaggctgagggagctgggcttgttcagcctggagaagagaaggctgagaggagacctaataaatgtttataaatatctcaagggtggatgtcaagaggatggggccagactcttttcagtggtgcccagcgacaggacaaggggcaacgggcacaaactgaagcagaggaagttccgtctgaacatgaggaagaacttcttccctctgagggtgacagagcactggaacgggctgtgCAGAGgggctatggagtctccttctctggagatattcaagacccgcctggacaaggtcctctgcagcctgctgtaggagaccctgcttcggcaggggggttggactaggtgacccacagaggtctcttccaaccccgaacattctgtgattctgtaagattCCAAGTGGAGACTCCAGCTTGCCAGATGGGCAAAGCTCAGCCCAGCTTCAGCGTGAGTGGTCTGTCATTGCCTTGCATTTCTCCTCGGTTGTTCCCTGCGTGGTGGTTTCACCTGGTGTTTCTGGAAGCAACTGTGAAAGCCAGTTTGTAAAGCCTCTTCTGCCACGCAAGCCCTTGACCAAAGCAGGCGCAGCTGGCTCATGTCACCACGATGTTGCCAGTGGGAATTGGGCTGTGGTGTCTACGCCTTTCCTGGCACGCAAGATGCTCTCTTGGTGCCTGGCAGAAGTGATTTGTGGTCCCACAGATTCCTTCAGGAGCTCTCCCTGGCAGCTCCCGCCCCTGTTCATTACCTCCAAGCGCTCCATGAGATGCAGCAGCCCGTGGATGGCCCCTTTAGCTGGGATCCCACAAGACTGGAGACAGTCGTTGCGTTAGGTGGGATCAGGAGTTTGGGGAGTCCAAGGCTGCCCCGGAgcagaggtgtgggcagaggcCCATGATGGTGAGGGACCCCAGGGAGTGCGGTACAGAGGGGTCTCTTGTGTGAGGCAGTCACGCGAGGAGGCtcagcaggcaggagggaagagcAGGAGCTATGGCATAAGGGGCTGGAGCGTAGCCGCAGCCAGGGGCAAGTGTGGGATTGCCTCCTGGTAGGGTCCTGGCCAGCCCTCGCTCTTCTCCAGCCAAGTCTGGCTTGTTGGGCGCTTGCTCGCCAGGAAACAGACGGCTCTCGGTGGTGAGAAGCCGTGTGGGAACCGGGGAATTCTTCATCCACTCAACAGAAATtgtggaagtgttttgtggttgCCACCATGGGCTGGCTGAGCTGTgaaacccagcagagccccccaggaaGAGACAGCACAAAGCCAACGGACAGATCGCATCTCCGCGTCTAACTCTCCAGCTGTCCCACCAGCAGCAAGGTCTGGAGCCCGGGCAGCGGCCTCCAGGGACTCTCTTTTCTCCCTGTGTCTCAGCAATGGCCCCAGAAGCGCTCGTGGTTTGCCTTAGCACAGGCAgacgcagccctgctgcctccctggggtcgAGGGACTGGCGGTGGCTGTTCAGACCCATGCTTGCCATGGGAGCTGTGACCTGTTCCACTGTCCCCACGCGTGCTCCGGGGAGCAAATGGTGCTTAAACAAGAGTCTGCGCAACGGGGTCAGAGAGACGGGCACAACACAGGAGGAAGCCATCGCTCCGTTTGGCTTTTGTCTCTTAACCAGAGTGGAAATGCTGATGGAAATGCTCATGCCCCCAGCTCTTTTGGGGAGTGAAAAAGGGATTTTTCTCCATGTTGTAAGTACACAGTTTGTGAGTGGAAGCAGTGTATTTTATCAGACTGCTTCTGACTTCCAGCTCTGCCACCTTTCTCTGTCCCGCAGTGCCTGACAGAGGAGAAGATCAGCCTGCTCCTCCAGCTGATCGGAGAGGAACTAGAGCACaaagcagagggagagaaacCGCCGATGAAGTTTGCCACGGAAATCCTGCAAGTGCACGTCCCTGCCTGCGTCCTGGCTCTGTGTGGCTGGACTTGCAGGTGGGTAGCGGCGTAGGACTGACGCTGAACTGGCTGCCGCGCTTTGTGGTTTCTGGGGAAAGCTGTCAGAGGCTGGAGGAATGTGGATGTCCCTCGTGTGAAATGTTCAGTATCCcctatttcattattttattatctCCAGATGTTTAAACTGACGGACTTCCACAAACCCCGGCGCAAAGCTGCCTGATCTAAAAGAGATGTctccctgaaacagcagagagTCTGAAACAACCGAGCTGTCGGTGGCCCCACTCGTTGCTGATTTAGATGTTGAAGCCAAGCCCTGAAATGTCATCCTCGGCAACGCTTTGGTTGCTTGTCAggcctgcggggaggggagggatggtTCGTGACCTGAAGGTTCGCGGCTTCCCAAAGCGTGTGCTGTGAGCAGAACAGCCGCGCTGTTTGTGCCCGAGGCAGCTTGCTGAAGGCGAAAGCGATCTGTTACGGTGCAGGCTGGCGAAGGGCTGACGGTGGGCAAGAGccgagctgctgctgtggctgggcagTTCAGGGGCTGAAGGTGGGGACATGCTTGGCTGATACGCCATAATTGAGTGTGGTCCTGCTTCATGGCAAGCCGGAATGTAACCTAGCCAGTTTAAATCAATGCTATAGATGGGTTTTGATGGACTTGGCTTAATTCTTGGAACACGGGGCTACAGAAACAGTAAATCTGTGCCTCAGCACAGGGGTACTGATGTCTTGAAATGTGCTGGCTCAGGTACCTGCAGCTGAGACCGTTCCTGTGCTCTGCCAAATACCTGCATCTGTTCTGAAAGCTGCGATTCTGGGGAAGGGCCCAGGCTCGTCCCTGACCTTCTCTCACGACTTGGCTCTGTCCCCGCAGCGCTGCGTCTGGCTCCGTGCACCTCTCGGTGATCACCTGCTGCCGCTGCATGAGGAAGGTGGGACTGTGGGGCTTTCACCAGCTGGAGTCTGTGGGGCCGGAGCTGGACTCCTGCAGCATGATCAGCACACTGCCGGCACCTGCCGAGCGCATCCCGCTCGTGCCCACGTCTCCACGCAGGATGCTCACGCGGAGCCAAGACTCGCTCCCTCCAGGCTCCGAGCAGGTATGGCCCAGCTCAGCCGGTCCGTGAGCTCGGGGTGTCTGGGTGACACAGGAGCACATGGGAGTCAAGACTGACGTAGTTTGTGTGTCTGCTGGCTTTTACCTTGAAAGAAGCTCATTTTGGTGTCATGTCTCCAGCTGTAGGCAACATCTAACAGAAGTGGGTTGCTGCTCGCCttgccctttcacagaatcacagaatgttcggggttggaagggacctctggggatcacccagtccaaccccctggcaaagcagtgtcacccagagcagggggcacagcaccgcgtccaggcgggtcttgaatatctccagagaaggagactccacagcctccctgggcagcctgttccagggctccgtcaccctcagagggaagaagttcttcctcatgttcagctggagcttcctctgcttccgtttgtgcctgttgccccttgtcctgtcactgggcaccactgaaaagagtttggccccatcctcctgacactcaccctgcagatatttataaacatttctaaggtcccctctcagccttctcttctccaggctgaacaagcccagctccctcagcctctcctcataggagagatgctccagtcccctcatcatctttgtagccctgaAGCCTTTGCAACTCTCTGTCCTCCCCTCCATCAGCCCTCCTGTAAGAGGGCACAAAAAGGGCCTTTCCAGCCAGCATCCTGACATTTGTCTAACTTGGGGTGCTCCGAATCAGGGGCTGCCCTCACCTGTGTCCAACTAGACGCACCTGAGATGCTTCTGGTGTAAAGGGAAGGTGGCACAGCTTCTGCCAGGCTGGCTGAGAAGGTTTCGATCTCCGGTTTGAGCTGTGCAGGGCCCACCTGTCCCCTTCAGGCAAAGAATATGCTGGTGACCAGAGGAGCTCGATTAATTCCTTGTTCTTTCCCCACTGGCAGCACGAGAAGAGCACGTCCCCTGCCATCTCTCGCTCGCGGGGTTGGGACTCTCCCATCCCCATGGACCGGAGTGAGTTGGAGGTGGCCAGCCCCACTCTGAGGAACCGCCCCGTCACCCGCAGCATGGGGCAGGGGGACAACGTGGAGATGCCATCCAGTCCTCTCCGCAGAGCCAAGCGGATACGGCTCTGCTCTTCCAGCAGCTCGGTGAGCGACCCGGGTGCAGGCGCAGGGAGAGGAATCTGGGCAGTGCACTCCTGATCCAGGGAGCAGTGTTGTCCCCATAGCCAGCTCA
The sequence above is drawn from the Opisthocomus hoazin isolate bOpiHoa1 chromosome 8, bOpiHoa1.hap1, whole genome shotgun sequence genome and encodes:
- the ZC3HC1 gene encoding zinc finger C3HC-type protein 1 encodes the protein MAAPSAGAAGGARGRPPAVTPQQIRDLIDGGIAPEGAGPDGKDGSDWSESANGSSQMDALSLESTSKEAYFSRVETFTPLKWAGKPHELSPLVCAKYGWTNVECDMLKCSSCQAFLCVSLQLAFDFTKYKERCVELKKALCTAHEKFCFWPDSPCPDRFAMLLVDEPRALLQDFLDRFQSLCQLELQLPSLRPEDMKNMCLTEEKISLLLQLIGEELEHKAEGEKPPMKFATEILQVHVPACVLALCGWTCSAASGSVHLSVITCCRCMRKVGLWGFHQLESVGPELDSCSMISTLPAPAERIPLVPTSPRRMLTRSQDSLPPGSEQHEKSTSPAISRSRGWDSPIPMDRSELEVASPTLRNRPVTRSMGQGDNVEMPSSPLRRAKRIRLCSSSSSDTFMRSFFDPSSQHRDWCPWVNPVEGGEALEDTTTQTEKEPAKAEPGWQVVLNTLLATRKCDRVPETEPVSLSVKSCKVFRIFRQWESMNSS